A region of the Mercenaria mercenaria strain notata unplaced genomic scaffold, MADL_Memer_1 contig_1791, whole genome shotgun sequence genome:
cagatgataactctaggacgcttgtgcctaggatcacgaaagttgatagggaggctggtcataacaagcagatgaccccttttgattttgagatcagtaggccaaaggtcaaggataCAGACCCTGGAACAGtgaaaccgtttccggacgataactggAGTACGATGGGTTCTAGAATCGCGAAACTTAATaaaaaggttgatcatgaccagtaaatTACCAatttagattttgaggtcagtaggtcaatggttaAGGTcgcaatgacctggaacagttaaaatgtgttaggacgattacttgagaatgcttgagcctaggatcacaaaacctaatagggaggtttatcatgaccagcagatgaccccttataactttgaggtcaaaggtctaggtcacttTGAagaagaacagtagaacttttctacagagtgaccaaataatttctattccttgtgcaattactgaatgcatgaagGAGAgctttcgtgttttttttttttttttggtctttttttttttttgctttagttTCGTGAACATTTCCTCACTGGTGCACAGATGGGCACCTATGGTCTCTACCATCGAAGCTGGAAATTCGTAGGTGCGACggtaaaccaaacaaaataaaaaaataatcccTGATCATTTTCTTCATTGGTGATATAATTTTCTACACATGTCTTTGTAATTCCTTTACAATAAAGATCAATACAAAATTGACACTGCCTTGCATTGGTGGCAAGTAGTTCATATGATAGTAAGAGCCACTAAATGGGACTTTAGTGTGAATATGTTTCTATCTGTGACTAGTATGCGCCTTTAAACTTAGCATCCTGTATTCATGTAGCAAACCTACTGATTAATGCGAAAGAAAAATAGTTTGgtaaattcataatttatttgtttttcgtgTTTGTTTATGAATGAAGATACAATTTGAGAAAACAAGTATATCTTTAGTTAATTTTTAGTTTGATCCAAGTGGAAATATTTCGGTTGACATGCCTGGATTTAAGAAACACCCAGGGCTTGACGAGAAGATTCACTGCGTTGCTCTTGTTCAAGATGCATCTATGGTTGATACCCTGCAAGTTCTGAGTCCAGAAGTAACCAAGAATATTAAGGAAATGCAGACGGTTATGAACAGTTTAGGTAAattgtatatacattttcatGCAACATTTCGAGTATGTATACTTTTCTGTTCTATACTGTAATGAATACGGCAACACGCATTACGATTATCAAGCAACGACATCAATTACGGATGTAAACTATTTAACTGTACGCTGTGTAAAACGGCTTATAACTCGTTCTTTACATAAGTTTAACACTACAAACGTGATACTACATAAATCTTTTGCAACatgctttatttaataaataatgccTAAACCGTCAAGGATGATCGGGCTGTTCTTAAACGATTTTTACGTATAAGGTCAGGAATTGAGATACTtcatcaaaccgagcctgcaacattttcatttttgtcattgtgGGCGACCTGTGGAGATTTCACTTTTCCTATTTTCAGtataattgtttgtttctttcAGATATACCCCAAGTTGTTATATTGTCCAAGATTGACAGTATCTGCGAGGCGACGAAACAGGACGCAGCAAACGCCTTCAGGAGTGCCAAAGTGGAGAAATGTGTAGCGATAGTTAGACATTGTTAATGTTCGAATGCTACATATCTATTATGTTTTAATAATGAGTGAGGTCGGGTGCgcacaataaaccggtttaagctctccagtggtgtttttgccactgccCGTTCCAAGgcgtgccccactgtgttcctttgtttgttcgttttgtcctaatgtgctGGCTTTGTGTGTGAGCgcgtatatgtgtgtgtgtgtttgtggtgtgcgcgtctgcgtgctgtgggtttcgttttggggaggctgcgtttttggaacgtggcattccctgtttgatatttgtctttgtttattaAATTGGAAAATAATCTTTCGTTAATAACAAAATTAAGTATTCTCCACAGTTCTTCGCAGATGCagcttttcaacatttttactacAATCGTGAAAACGTTCCATGAATCAAATCAATTACTGACATAGTTATAAATATTAGGCATTAAAGTTTTTAGGTTTAATTCTACGGTGTGCGCTTAatcagaaatatttaataaataatatcaataaatgtCTTCTTTACTAGGTGTCGGAGGTTCTTGGACTCCCAAAAAACATGGTGTTTCCAATGAAGAACTACGAAAATGAATGCCAACTTGACCCTAGCATCGACACCATGGCTCTCCTCACTCTTAAAGGCATACTGAACAACTGTGACGCCCACCTCTTCAACCACTATGATGAGATTGTAAAGAAATACGCAGTGGCCGAGAGAAGAAATCCGTGAACGATATGAAGAATTTCTACTTCAAAATAATATGTCATATGAATTTCCATGAGTTGAAATGAATACTCGGAAACTATTTGGAATACAGTTAGATACAAATATGTATTAGCACCATTGACAAACTCGAGTGTCCTGGTATTGCCTGGTTCAAAAACATTGTAGTAATCGTCCAAACACATAGCCATTCAGTTTGATTGCAATTAAAAATTGACAGGGACCAATTTCAAACAGGAAAAGTCATGTTGAAAGAATGCAGCCACCCATACTGTTTTCAGTATGGAAATGAGGTTGTAATCGTGTGTTTTACATATATGCAACATGTATCACACTACACTACACCTTATTATGAACGCAAGTGCATTGATTACTTGTATGTACGATTTACATGAATCATGCAAGCATATTTTATgccttatttttaaaatacttaggtattttatgtgtgtgcgtacgtgcgtgcgtatATGTGTATGTGAAATACATCGTGTCATTTTCTTATCATGTTGCTTAcaagattctttttttttgtttgtttaaatgattGTAATACTTCATCAATATATTGCATtcacaatgtaaaaatatatatttggtatttttattttctttttgaccGCTATTGCAAAATACGTATTTGGCAATAAAAGGGATTTTCAGAAATCCATTGTCTGTTTTCTTTAGTAAGCTTTTGACAATGTTGAATTACGTCTTTGAAGCAGGCCTTAATTATAAAGGCAAAGTGAATTTTGAATAGTTAGTTCATATACACTATTCGTATTCCGACTATTAGTGAATATGTATTTCGTGcatatttgtttatataaacatttaataatGCACTGAGTTAAGTTACGAGACGCGCCGtgtcttttttgttatttcttcacACCATTAATACGTAATGAATTATTGGTGATAATAATTAATTGAGGTTTCATATGAAGATAAAAATAGAGATGACTTACAATGTGAAAATTCAACTTTCACTGTTCAATTAACTTagatattaaaagtaaaaatagaGATGACTTACATTTTGAATTCTACTTTTATTTTCCGATTTACTTAGAGGTTAAAAAGGAAAATAGATCTGAattgtactttcattttaatttgtattacttgtttgttaaacattaatgACGGAAATACCCAAATAAAAGAATATATGACAAAAGTCAAATGTCATCaatatttactacatgtataattattatcatattgtATACATCATCATTTAATCATCTCCATCATTACCAgaaacagtgttgttttattcttttacttaCCACTCTTGGCACATCATTGTTATGGTATGCAACGCAAACAGTGTATGAGAAAAGAAAAGATGGTTTCCCTTTAATGCCTAGCGTTAAGCAAGTACCAGTTTTCACGTACTTTGATTGAGGTTGTCAGAGGGTAAAAGTCAGTCTTTCCGCACTCGAAActaataaataaactagaataaaATGTACACGCACTCGAAACAAATAAATGGACTAAAACTGTAAacctaaaataaatacatgtattgcaaaaaaaaaaaaaatgaaaccagcTTTCACGTACCCGCAATGGGTATTCTACCGCTAAGTTACTATTAATTAAGTGCAACTAATGAATCtaaagaataatttgtaaacCTTTGTACGCTTTTCAACGGATGCCTATAGTAATCACTCTGTCCCTCCGTCTGTGTTTGTCTGTTTGAGGTCCTGTACAGgtcatatatttgaaattattccgGGGTTTTGTTAATTCTTCCAATAATTGCAGAGCACTTTAAGAAAAAAGCGGACAATACAAGAACCAATTTTTTCCTGCTTTCTCTATAATGTActtgatttttgaagcaacacgtctttttctgttacagcttctttttgttgttggcatactttgcgatgcatggttcTATGACTG
Encoded here:
- the LOC128551878 gene encoding interferon-induced protein 44-like isoform X2; translation: MHTVNIYSVEEKMSQIDFDGLPETPWGKTCNWNNTFETLAELKDELENFEPMGDLLAGEVHFPQVNILLFGCVGAGKSSVFNTINSVFRGKIFNVALASCAEHVVTTKFTKYRVMSGSSTLPMPLKFRLCDMRGLDEEHLMTKENMRYILEGSIADRFPFDPSGNISVDMPGFKKHPGLDEKIHCVALVQDASMVDTLQVLSPEVTKNIKEMQTVMNSLDIPQVVILSKIDSICEATKQDAANAFRSAKVEKCVSEVLGLPKNMVFPMKNYENECQLDPSIDTMALLTLKGILNNCDAHLFNHYDEIVKKYAVAERRNP
- the LOC128551878 gene encoding interferon-induced protein 44-like isoform X3 encodes the protein MATLEEKMSQIDFDGLPETPWGKTCNWNNTFETLAELKDELENFEPMGDLLAGEVHFPQVNILLFGCVGAGKSSVFNTINSVFRGKIFNVALASCAEHVVTTKFTKYRVMSGSSTLPMPLKFRLCDMRGLDEEHLMTKENMRYILEGSIADRFPFDPSGNISVDMPGFKKHPGLDEKIHCVALVQDASMVDTLQVLSPEVTKNIKEMQTVMNSLDIPQVVILSKIDSICEATKQDAANAFRSAKVEKCVAIVSEVLGLPKNMVFPMKNYENECQLDPSIDTMALLTLKGILNNCDAHLFNHYDEIVKKYAVAERRNP
- the LOC128551878 gene encoding interferon-induced protein 44-like isoform X1 yields the protein MHTVNIYSVEEKMSQIDFDGLPETPWGKTCNWNNTFETLAELKDELENFEPMGDLLAGEVHFPQVNILLFGCVGAGKSSVFNTINSVFRGKIFNVALASCAEHVVTTKFTKYRVMSGSSTLPMPLKFRLCDMRGLDEEHLMTKENMRYILEGSIADRFPFDPSGNISVDMPGFKKHPGLDEKIHCVALVQDASMVDTLQVLSPEVTKNIKEMQTVMNSLDIPQVVILSKIDSICEATKQDAANAFRSAKVEKCVAIVSEVLGLPKNMVFPMKNYENECQLDPSIDTMALLTLKGILNNCDAHLFNHYDEIVKKYAVAERRNP